One window of the Doryrhamphus excisus isolate RoL2022-K1 chromosome 10, RoL_Dexc_1.0, whole genome shotgun sequence genome contains the following:
- the LOC131137269 gene encoding formin-like protein 3 isoform X2 encodes MQSAASPKLLPDLDSTQRKCCIRRTAATEMGNIESADGHTEMKHHVMPLKVPMPEPPELEEKFAIVLNSMNLPPDKARLLRQYDNEKKWDLICDQERFQVKNPPYTYIQKIRGYLDPDVTRKKFRRRVQESTKVLRELEISLRTNHIGWVREFLNDENRGLDVLVQYLSFAQCTVMLDFEGLENGEDVLSDKAKSWSRSIEDLHHVSTQPFCNSLVRSARQSVFRYGSVSSSKTIKNSRLVSQKDDVHVCVMCLRAIMNYQYGFNMVMSHAHAVNEIALSLNNKSSRTKALVLELLAAVCLVRGGHEIILSAFDNFKEVCKEKHRFERLMDYFRGEEGNIDFMVACMQFINIVVHSVEDMNFRVHLQYEFTKLGLDDYLEKYKHTESDKLSVQIQAYMDNVFDVGGLLEDAETKNAALEKVEELEEHLSHVTEKLLEVENETMMKVADLEKVLLQKDKDLQAIRETYESTSTQVNTLRRVIKEKDAAFQRHFNIERRLLELEQQGTIRLHKKPDGDISIEALGVGGTGVTGGAVGSGGLGIPLADIGALSLGSTAALTEPGGPDPSLPPASEAPPPPHPPPPPPPPLPSTTGPSPPVPPPAPPLAPPLPEASPSVILSVGLSAIRIKKPIKTKFRLPVFNWTALKPNQINGTVFNEIDDERVLEVLDLEKFEELFKTRAQGPVVDVSCPKSKVAHKAVNKVTLLDANRSKNLAITLRKANKTTEEICKAIEKFDLKALPVDFVECLMRFLPTEAEVKVLRQYERERRPLDQLAEEDRFMLFFSKIERLTQRMNIITFVGNFADNVNMLTPQLNAIIAASGSVKSSPKLKRMLEIILALGNYMNSSKRGCVYGFKLQSLDLLLDTKSTDRKMTLLHYIAVIVKEKYPELATFYNELHFVDKAAAVSLENVLLDVRELGKGMDLIRRECSLHDHSVLKAFIQASDSQLDKLQRDSKTAEEAFNNVVNYFGESAKTTPPSVFFPVFVRFIKAYKDAVEENEQRKKQEEAMREKLLAQEAKQHDPKVQAQKKRHQQQELIAELRRRQAKDHRPVYEGKDGAIEDIITDLRNQPYLRADALIRNGWKRP; translated from the exons aACTCTATGAACCTTCCACCGGACAAAGCCCGCCTCCTCAGGCAGTACGACAACGAGAAGAAATGGGACCTCATTTGTGACCAG GAGAGGTTTCAAGTGAAGAATCCACCTTACACGTACATCCAGAAAATACGAGGATACTTAGACCCTGACGTCACAAGAAAG AAGTTTCGCAGGAGGGTTCAGGAGTCCACCAAAGTCTTAAGGGAACTGGAAATATCTCTCAGAACAAACCACATCGG GTGGGTGAGGGAGTTCCTCAACGATGAGAACAGAGGTCTCGACGTCCTGGTGCAGTACCTCTCCTTCGCCCAGTGTACTGTCAT GTTGGATTTTGAGGGTCTGGAGAATGGGGAGGATGTCCTCTCGGATAAGGCTAAATCATGGAGCAGGTCTATAGAGGACTTGCATCACGTGAGCACTCAGCCCTTCTGCAACTCTCTGGTGCGCTCTGCCCGCCAGTCTGTCTTCCG CTACGGCTCCGTCTCCAGCAGCAAAACCATCAAGAACTCCCGACTCGTCAGCCAGAAGGACGACGTGCACGTGTGCGTCATGTGTTTGAGAGCCATTATGAACTACCAG TACGGCTTCAACATGGTCATGTCTCATGCGCACGCCGTCAATGAAATTGCCCTCAGCTTGAACAACAAGAGCTCACG GACAAAAGCTTTGGTCCTTGAACTGCTGGCCGCCGTCTGCCTTGTTCGAGGAGGCCACGAGATCATCCTATCGGCGTTTGACAACTTCAAAGAG GTCTGCAAAGAAAAGCATCGTTTTGAGCGACTGATGGATTACTTCCGTGGTGAAGAAGGAAACATCGACTTCATG GTGGCTTGCATGCAGTTCATCAACATTGTGGTCCACTCGGTGGAGGACATGAACTTCCGAGTCCACCTCCAGTATGAATTCACCAAGCTGGGACTGGACGACTACCTGGAG AAATATAAACACACGGAGAGCGACAAACTGTCGGTGCAGATCCAGGCCTACATGGACAACGTGTTTGACGTGGGTGGTCTTCTGGAGGACGCGGAGACAAAGAATGCAGCGCTGGAGAaggtggaggagctggaggagcacCTGTCTCAT GTGACGGAGAAGCTTCTGGAGGTTGAGAATGAAACCATGATGAAGGTGGCTGACTTGGAGAAGGTTCTCCTCCAGAAGGATAAGGATCTCCAAGCCATCCGG GAGACGTATGAGTCCACCAGCACGCAGGTCAACACCCTGAGGAGGGTCATCAAAGAGAAGGACGCCGCATTCCAGAGGCACTTCAACATCGAGAGGCGTCTTCTGGAGCTGGAGCAGCAAGGCACCATTCGTCTGCACAAGAAACCCGACGGCGACATTTCCATCGAGGCGCTTGGCGTGGGGGGCACGGGGGTCACGGGCGGCGCCGTAGGAAGCGGCGGCCTTGGAATCCCGCTAGCCGATATCGGAGCTCTATCTTTGGGTTCAACAGCAGCCTTAACGGAACCGGGAGGACCGGACCCCAGTTTGCCCCCAGCCAGTGAAGCTCCGCCCCCACCtcacccgcccccgccgcctCCTCCCCCTCTGCCATCTACCACGG GCCCCAGTCCACCAGTTCCACCCCCTGCGCCCCCGCTGGCACCACCACTGCCTGAAGCGTCTCCGTCGGTCATCCTGAGTGTGGGTCTCTCAG ccATTCGAATCAAGAAGCCCATCAAGACCAAGTTCCGCCTTCCTGTCTTTAACTGGACCGCCCTCAAGCCCAATCAGATCAATGGCACCGTGTTCAACGAGATCGATGATGAACGCGTTCTTGAG GTCCTGGATTTGGAGAAATTCGAGGAGCTGTTTAAAACCCGCGCCCAGGGTCCGGTTGTGGATGTGTCGTGCCCAAAGAGCAAAGTGGCTCACAAGGCGGTCAACAAAGTCACGCTGCTGGACGCCAACCGCTCCAAGAACTTAGCCATCACGCTGAGGAAGGCGAACAAAACCACGGAGGAGATCTGCAAAGCGATAGAGAA GTTTGATCTGAAGGCCTTACCCGTGGACTTCGTGGAGTGCCTGATGCGCTTCCTGCCCACGGAAGCGGAGGTGAAGGTGCTGCGCCAGTACGAACGGGAGCGCCGTCCGCTGGACCAGCTGGCGGAGGAGGACCGCTTCATGCTCTTCTTCAGCAAAATCGAGAGGCTGACGCAAAGGATGAACATCATCACCTTTGTGGGGAACTTCGCCGACAACGTCAACATGCTCACGCCGCAGCTCAACGCCATCATCGCCGCCTCGGGCTCCGTGAAGTCCTCACCCAAGTTAAAAAGAATGCTGGAG ATCATCTTAGCTCTGGGAAACTACATGAACAGCAGCAAGCGAGGGTGCGTTTATGGCTTCAAACTGCAAAGTCTCGATTTG CTGCTGGACACCAAGTCCACAGACAGGAAGATGACGCTGCTGCATTACATCGCCGTCATCGTGAAGGAGAAATATCCCGAGCTGGCCACCTTCTACAATGAACTGCACTTTGTGGATAAAGCTGCAGCGG TGTCGCTGGAAAACGTGCTGCTGGACGTGCGAGAGTTGGGCAAAGGCATGGATCTGATCCGTAGGGAGTGTAGCCTCCACGACCATTCCGTCCTCAAAGCCTTCATCCAGGCCAGCGACTCCCAGCTGGACAAACTGCAGAGGGATTCCAAGACCGCAGAG GAAGCCTTCAATAACGTGGTGAACTACTTTGGAGAGAGCGCCAAGACAACTCCGCCCTCCGTGTTCTTCCCCGTGTTTGTACGCTTCATCAAGGCCTACAAG GATGCGGTGGAGGAAaatgaacaaaggaaaaagCAGGAGGAAGCAATGAGAGAAAAGTTACTGGCCCAAGAGGCCAAGCAGCACGACCCTAAG GTTCAGGCCCAGAAGAAGAGGCACCAACAGCAGGAGCTGATTGCGGAGCTGCGCAGGCGGCAGGCCAAGGACCATCGGCCCGTGTACGAGGGCAAGGATGGCGCCATAGAGGACATCATCACAG ATCTGAGAAACCAGCCTTACCTGAGAGCTGATGCCTTGATCCGGAACGGTTGGAAGAGACCCTAA
- the LOC131137269 gene encoding formin-like protein 3 isoform X1, with protein MQSAASPKLLPDLDSTQRKCCIRRTAATEMGNIESADGHTEMKHHVMPLKVPMPEPPELEEKFAIVLNSMNLPPDKARLLRQYDNEKKWDLICDQERFQVKNPPYTYIQKIRGYLDPDVTRKKFRRRVQESTKVLRELEISLRTNHIGWVREFLNDENRGLDVLVQYLSFAQCTVMLDFEGLENGEDVLSDKAKSWSRSIEDLHHVSTQPFCNSLVRSARQSVFRYGSVSSSKTIKNSRLVSQKDDVHVCVMCLRAIMNYQYGFNMVMSHAHAVNEIALSLNNKSSRTKALVLELLAAVCLVRGGHEIILSAFDNFKEVCKEKHRFERLMDYFRGEEGNIDFMVACMQFINIVVHSVEDMNFRVHLQYEFTKLGLDDYLEKYKHTESDKLSVQIQAYMDNVFDVGGLLEDAETKNAALEKVEELEEHLSHVTEKLLEVENETMMKVADLEKVLLQKDKDLQAIRETYESTSTQVNTLRRVIKEKDAAFQRHFNIERRLLELEQQGTIRLHKKPDGDISIEALGVGGTGVTGGAVGSGGLGIPLADIGALSLGSTAALTEPGGPDPSLPPASEAPPPPHPPPPPPPPLPSTTGPSPPVPPPAPPLAPPLPEASPSVILSVGLSAIRIKKPIKTKFRLPVFNWTALKPNQINGTVFNEIDDERVLEVLDLEKFEELFKTRAQGPVVDVSCPKSKVAHKAVNKVTLLDANRSKNLAITLRKANKTTEEICKAIEKFDLKALPVDFVECLMRFLPTEAEVKVLRQYERERRPLDQLAEEDRFMLFFSKIERLTQRMNIITFVGNFADNVNMLTPQLNAIIAASGSVKSSPKLKRMLEIILALGNYMNSSKRGCVYGFKLQSLDLLLDTKSTDRKMTLLHYIAVIVKEKYPELATFYNELHFVDKAAAVSLENVLLDVRELGKGMDLIRRECSLHDHSVLKAFIQASDSQLDKLQRDSKTAEEAFNNVVNYFGESAKTTPPSVFFPVFVRFIKAYKDAVEENEQRKKQEEAMREKLLAQEAKQHDPKVQAQKKRHQQQELIAELRRRQAKDHRPVYEGKDGAIEDIITVLKSVPFTARTAKRGSRFFCEANLCDDANC; from the exons aACTCTATGAACCTTCCACCGGACAAAGCCCGCCTCCTCAGGCAGTACGACAACGAGAAGAAATGGGACCTCATTTGTGACCAG GAGAGGTTTCAAGTGAAGAATCCACCTTACACGTACATCCAGAAAATACGAGGATACTTAGACCCTGACGTCACAAGAAAG AAGTTTCGCAGGAGGGTTCAGGAGTCCACCAAAGTCTTAAGGGAACTGGAAATATCTCTCAGAACAAACCACATCGG GTGGGTGAGGGAGTTCCTCAACGATGAGAACAGAGGTCTCGACGTCCTGGTGCAGTACCTCTCCTTCGCCCAGTGTACTGTCAT GTTGGATTTTGAGGGTCTGGAGAATGGGGAGGATGTCCTCTCGGATAAGGCTAAATCATGGAGCAGGTCTATAGAGGACTTGCATCACGTGAGCACTCAGCCCTTCTGCAACTCTCTGGTGCGCTCTGCCCGCCAGTCTGTCTTCCG CTACGGCTCCGTCTCCAGCAGCAAAACCATCAAGAACTCCCGACTCGTCAGCCAGAAGGACGACGTGCACGTGTGCGTCATGTGTTTGAGAGCCATTATGAACTACCAG TACGGCTTCAACATGGTCATGTCTCATGCGCACGCCGTCAATGAAATTGCCCTCAGCTTGAACAACAAGAGCTCACG GACAAAAGCTTTGGTCCTTGAACTGCTGGCCGCCGTCTGCCTTGTTCGAGGAGGCCACGAGATCATCCTATCGGCGTTTGACAACTTCAAAGAG GTCTGCAAAGAAAAGCATCGTTTTGAGCGACTGATGGATTACTTCCGTGGTGAAGAAGGAAACATCGACTTCATG GTGGCTTGCATGCAGTTCATCAACATTGTGGTCCACTCGGTGGAGGACATGAACTTCCGAGTCCACCTCCAGTATGAATTCACCAAGCTGGGACTGGACGACTACCTGGAG AAATATAAACACACGGAGAGCGACAAACTGTCGGTGCAGATCCAGGCCTACATGGACAACGTGTTTGACGTGGGTGGTCTTCTGGAGGACGCGGAGACAAAGAATGCAGCGCTGGAGAaggtggaggagctggaggagcacCTGTCTCAT GTGACGGAGAAGCTTCTGGAGGTTGAGAATGAAACCATGATGAAGGTGGCTGACTTGGAGAAGGTTCTCCTCCAGAAGGATAAGGATCTCCAAGCCATCCGG GAGACGTATGAGTCCACCAGCACGCAGGTCAACACCCTGAGGAGGGTCATCAAAGAGAAGGACGCCGCATTCCAGAGGCACTTCAACATCGAGAGGCGTCTTCTGGAGCTGGAGCAGCAAGGCACCATTCGTCTGCACAAGAAACCCGACGGCGACATTTCCATCGAGGCGCTTGGCGTGGGGGGCACGGGGGTCACGGGCGGCGCCGTAGGAAGCGGCGGCCTTGGAATCCCGCTAGCCGATATCGGAGCTCTATCTTTGGGTTCAACAGCAGCCTTAACGGAACCGGGAGGACCGGACCCCAGTTTGCCCCCAGCCAGTGAAGCTCCGCCCCCACCtcacccgcccccgccgcctCCTCCCCCTCTGCCATCTACCACGG GCCCCAGTCCACCAGTTCCACCCCCTGCGCCCCCGCTGGCACCACCACTGCCTGAAGCGTCTCCGTCGGTCATCCTGAGTGTGGGTCTCTCAG ccATTCGAATCAAGAAGCCCATCAAGACCAAGTTCCGCCTTCCTGTCTTTAACTGGACCGCCCTCAAGCCCAATCAGATCAATGGCACCGTGTTCAACGAGATCGATGATGAACGCGTTCTTGAG GTCCTGGATTTGGAGAAATTCGAGGAGCTGTTTAAAACCCGCGCCCAGGGTCCGGTTGTGGATGTGTCGTGCCCAAAGAGCAAAGTGGCTCACAAGGCGGTCAACAAAGTCACGCTGCTGGACGCCAACCGCTCCAAGAACTTAGCCATCACGCTGAGGAAGGCGAACAAAACCACGGAGGAGATCTGCAAAGCGATAGAGAA GTTTGATCTGAAGGCCTTACCCGTGGACTTCGTGGAGTGCCTGATGCGCTTCCTGCCCACGGAAGCGGAGGTGAAGGTGCTGCGCCAGTACGAACGGGAGCGCCGTCCGCTGGACCAGCTGGCGGAGGAGGACCGCTTCATGCTCTTCTTCAGCAAAATCGAGAGGCTGACGCAAAGGATGAACATCATCACCTTTGTGGGGAACTTCGCCGACAACGTCAACATGCTCACGCCGCAGCTCAACGCCATCATCGCCGCCTCGGGCTCCGTGAAGTCCTCACCCAAGTTAAAAAGAATGCTGGAG ATCATCTTAGCTCTGGGAAACTACATGAACAGCAGCAAGCGAGGGTGCGTTTATGGCTTCAAACTGCAAAGTCTCGATTTG CTGCTGGACACCAAGTCCACAGACAGGAAGATGACGCTGCTGCATTACATCGCCGTCATCGTGAAGGAGAAATATCCCGAGCTGGCCACCTTCTACAATGAACTGCACTTTGTGGATAAAGCTGCAGCGG TGTCGCTGGAAAACGTGCTGCTGGACGTGCGAGAGTTGGGCAAAGGCATGGATCTGATCCGTAGGGAGTGTAGCCTCCACGACCATTCCGTCCTCAAAGCCTTCATCCAGGCCAGCGACTCCCAGCTGGACAAACTGCAGAGGGATTCCAAGACCGCAGAG GAAGCCTTCAATAACGTGGTGAACTACTTTGGAGAGAGCGCCAAGACAACTCCGCCCTCCGTGTTCTTCCCCGTGTTTGTACGCTTCATCAAGGCCTACAAG GATGCGGTGGAGGAAaatgaacaaaggaaaaagCAGGAGGAAGCAATGAGAGAAAAGTTACTGGCCCAAGAGGCCAAGCAGCACGACCCTAAG GTTCAGGCCCAGAAGAAGAGGCACCAACAGCAGGAGCTGATTGCGGAGCTGCGCAGGCGGCAGGCCAAGGACCATCGGCCCGTGTACGAGGGCAAGGATGGCGCCATAGAGGACATCATCACAG taCTGAAGAGCGTGCCCTTCACAGCCCGCACGGCTAAACGCGGCTCACGGTTCTTCTGTGAAGCCAACCTCTGTGACGACGCCAACTGCTAG